aactgggattacaggtatgtaccaccacgtccagctaattttttgtattttgagtagagacagggtttcaccatgttggccaggttggtctcaaacttctgacctcaggtgatccacttgcctcggcctcccaaagtgctgggattacaggtgtgagccaccgcgcccggccgaataatCTTAATtgacctgttttctttctttgtttttttctttttttcttttttttgttaattgacctattttctttgttttcttgagttggagtcttgctctgtcacccaggctggagtgcagtggcgcgatgttggttcactgtaaccaccgcctcctgggttcaagcaattctcctgcctcagcttcccaagtagctgggatgacaggcgtgtgccactgtgcctggctaatttttgtatttttagtagagatggggtttcactctgttggccaggctggtctcgaactcttgacctcgtgatctgcctgcctcagcctcccaaagtgctgggatgacaggtgtgagccaccgcgcccggccaattgacCTACTTTAAAGTTTACTGTCTCTTCTGCTTCCTCAGACCTGCTGCTGAGCCCCTGTCCAGTGATTTTCCATTTCAGATAAATCTTTATTTCGTTCCTTTTGTAACTTCTGTTTGATATTCTCTGTTGGATGAGACAGTGTTCCCACATTCCTTTGGCTCTTgagcattttattcatttatttatttatttttactttttttctttgaacctATTTTAAATGGCTAACTAAAAGTGTTTGTCTAGAACCCAGGCTCGGTGGCACACACCCATTgtcacagctatttgggaggctgaggcaggaggatcgctggagcccagaagttcaagtcaGGCCCTCTCTTAAGAAAGAaagttccggccgggcgcggtggctcaagcctgtaatcccagcactttgggaggccgagacggggggatcacgaggtcaggagatcgagaccatcctggctaacacggtgaaaccccgtctctactaaaaatacaaaaaactagacgggcgtggtggcggcacctgtagtcccagctactcaggaggctgaggcagaatggtgtgaacccgggaggcggagcttgcagtgagctgagatccggccactgcactccagcccgggcgacagagcgagactccgtctcaaaaaaaaaaaaaaaaagaaagttcgtAGTGAGTCCAACATCTGGGTGTCCCAAGGGACAACGtctattaatagatttttttttcctgtgtattgTTGGTCACACCTATGTTTTTCTACAtaccttgtaatttttttgtttgtttgtttgttttgttttttgagatggagtcttgctctgtcgcccaggctggagtgccgtggcatgatctcggctcactgcaacctccgcctgcccgGGTttaagcaaatctcctgcctcagcctcccgagtaggtgggactacaggcgccgccaccacgcccggtttctccatgttggccaggatggtctcaatctcttaacctcgtgatctgcccgcctcggcctcccaaagtcctgggattacaggcgtgagccaccgtccccaacctgttttgttttgttttaaactggGTGCTTAGAATATTATAATGTAGCAACTCTGGAAATACGATCCTACCCCCTCCCCTGGGTTTGTTCTTGCTGCTTGTTGCAGTAGTTATTTGTTTAATGTAAAGTCTGTATTTTTGTCCGGCGGGGCCGTTTCTTCCTGTTCTTTTAGCCTAGTGGTCAGTGATAGGATAGAGATTTCCTTCAACGTCTGGAACCAAAGAAACTCACAAAAACCTCCCAGGGTTTGTAGGTCTGTGTGCATGTGGCGTCAGCCCTTCCGTGGTTCAGCATGTTTTCAACTCTTAGCTTTCGCTTCCTGTGTGTGCAGAGCCTGAAGGCGGCCAGACGTGAGAGCTTTGCTTAGGGCCCTCGGGCCCTCACAGGCCTCTCCTGAGCTCCTGCACAGCTCTGGTCTAGGTTCCAAGCCCTCATCGCCCATAGCATTTTATTCCCTGGTCTTTCCCCCTGCTCTGTTTGGTTGCTCTGTTGTTTGCCTCATCTGCTGTCACTGGCCCCAGGCAGCAGAGAATAATAAATGTATTGTGAATGTTTGCTCCAGATGTCCCCCAGGTAGCACCTCAGCACCGCAGAATGTCCAGTCAGGTGAGATCAAGGCCAGCCCTGGAGCCATACTCCCGTCCACAGTTGCAAATAAAGTCTGTTCTTGGAATCTGCTGGGCATGTGGTCTGTTAGTCTGTTATCCTCAGGCCACCACCAGTCTAGGCAGTGGGAGAGGGACCAGGATGAGTTAAAACGCCACAAAGCTGTTTGTTCTGAGATTCAGCTGGTTTGTCTCGATCAAGTCTTCTGGTTGCTGCAAGCTTTTGATTAGTTCCAAGAAAGTTGATTGCGACTTTTTGGCCatgtttaaaaattgcttttgaagtttcttcctctattttctgtctttcattgATGTCCTTCACTGAATCTTGAATTTATATGAAAAGAAGTCTTCCCTCAGTTCCGCAGATGGGAGAAAATCCTGAAAAGAAACACAGTGAAAATGAAACTGTGGTGTTCCCTGCTTGCCAGACACGATTGTCTGCCCTGGGTTTTGGGTTCAGGCCTCAGGGTCTTCACAGATGAGGCATCTCATGCCACAGCCCCAGTCAGAGACTCTTATTCCATTATCAGATAACTGGAACAGAAAAGGGGAACAGTTTCTGCTACTGGGATTTGACTACATCTAACAGCAGCAGCCTCCGTGTCGAACCCTCCTTTCTGTGGGAGGGGCCGGGACAAGGGGGCCGTTGGAAGATGCTGAGAGCCACttgctccttctccttcctcaggtTGTCTTTCTACTCCGGACACTCTTCCTTTGGGATGTACTGCATGCTGTTCTTGGCGGTGAGTCTGTGTCTCCGGGGCTTGCTTGTCGGGGGAGCCGTGGCTAAGTCACTCCCTTCCCTGGACCTCAGTTTTTCCAGCTGTAAAATGGGTGggcagtggtggtgatggggggCTAACTGATTTGTGTATAAAAACAGGAGGCTCTGGGCTGGCCGGTGTTTGCCTCAGGCCTCAGTGCTGCCATCTGTGCAGTGGGAGGGGAGCGCCTGCCAGGCGCACAGGCTAACGcgtcctccccccaccccagctgTATGTGCAGGCGCGACTCTGTGGGAAGTGGGCGCGGCTGCTGCGGCCTACCGTCCAGTTCTTCCTGGTGGCCTTTGCCCTCTACGTGGGCTACACCCGCGTGTCTGATTACAAACACCACTGGAGCGATGTCCTTGTTGGACTCCTGCAGGGGGCACTGGTGGCTGGCCTCACTGTGAGCTTCTAACCCTAACTCCATCCCCTGTGTTGTCCAGAGACCACTCCCCACCCAACCCTGGTCCTGCCCTGGGCACCCTTGCCCCACTGAGTCCTTCCCTGGGCCTCCTCCCTGTCAGTCCTCCCTGGGACCCCTCCTTCTGCCCCCATTCCTCCCCTGGGAcccctttcccccaaccccagTCCTTCCCTGGACCCCCTTGCATCCCGCATTCCTCCCCTGGGACCCCTTCCCAGGCACCCCAGTCCTTCTCTGGACCCCCCTGCCTCCCCCATTCCTCCCCTGGACTCCTTCTCGGGCACCCCAGTCCTTCTCTGGACCCCCCTGCCTCCCCCATTCCTCCCCTGGGACTCCTTCTCGGGCACCCCAGTCCTTCTCTGGACCCCTGGCCCTACTGCAGTTCTCCCCTGGGCCTGTCGGCTCTCTAGTGCTCCCCAGTGGTCCTCCACCAAGAGCACTCCCTTCCCACCCCAGGCACTTTTCCTCTCATTGCCCACCGAGGCCTCTCATTCCCACCTGGGACCCTGTTCATCCCCCTCCTGCTCATGCCCGTGTCCCTGGTACCTGGCCAGCCTCCTGCCCGTTCTCACCTCTCTCTGCTCTGCCAGGTCCGCTACATCTCAGACTTCTTCAAAGCCCGACCCCCACAGCACTGTCCGCAGGAGGAGGAGCTGGAACGGAAGCCCAGCCTGTCACTGACGCTGACCCTGGGCGAGGCTGACCACAACCACTATGGGTACCCGCACTCCTCCTCCTGAGGCCGGACTCCGCCCAGGCAGGGAGAGGCTGTGAGTCCAGCTGAGGCCCACCCAGGTGGTCCCTCTGGCCCTGGTTAGGCACTGAGGGCTCTGGACGGGCTCCAGGAACCCTGGGGTGATGGCGGCCGTGAGCTGGCTCTGCTGCCTCCTGCCCTGCACTGGACCAGGGGTCTGGGGATGCCTGGGTGGCCTCAGCATTTGGAGGGGGACCTGTTCCCATCGGTCCCCAAATATCCCCTTCTTTTTATGGGGTTAAGGAAGGGACCGAGAGATCAGAGAGTTgctgttttgtaaaatgtaatgTACATGTGGTTTTTAGTAAAATAGGGCACCTGTTTGACAAGTGGTCTCAGCGCCTCTGTTCCTTGTGGGCATTCTGGGACCGCGCTCCTCACATCAGAGGGCTCCCCTGCTGGGCTGGGCGGCGCTCGGGTGTCAGGCACACTCACCTGCTGTGACGGTAGAAGACAGAAGCCCGCCCCTTGCGTTTCTCCAGCACAGCGCTGGGGTCAAGGGTCAGGTGGATCCGCCCACACAAGGGTCATTTCACTGTGGAGAGGGCCCTAAACAAAAGGCTCTCCGGTGGGAGGGCCCAGCCTCCCTCGGGGAGGCCTCACTGGGGGGACTGGAAGGCCTCTGCCCCAGGTTCCTAGTACCGGCTTCTGAACAGAGGCACTTGGGCTAAGCGTGGTGTGAGTGAGCGCGTGGCTGGACCCCCCGAGGGCCTGAGTCCTCGCACCAGCTGGGCCCCGAGTCTGGGTGCAGAGGACAGTATCCCTGGGGGGTCCGCTGGGTAGAGCCTATTGTCAGGCCTGAAGGATCACACACAGGATTTTAGCCTGGAGCCGACGCCTCAGCCCCCTTCTGAGCCCCTTCCACAGGTTCGTCCAGCCCTGTGTCCTTTAGGCCCAAAGCTGGTCTCTCTGGCTCGAACCCCTCACCTCTGCTCATGTCAACCCCTGTGCACCTGGGGGCCACGCTTCTGAAACGGGTAATTCAGGGGCCGGTTTCCCTGAAATGATTACAGAACATACAGAGCTTACTTTTTCGATGAAGAGCAAAGGGTAAATTTGATTTGTACAGTGGGTAACTTAAGTACCTGCCAGTGTTTCATTTGCACCTGGAACCTATCTTATTCCCCAGGCCCTGCAGGGCGTTTGTATCAGGCCTTAGCCTACGGTGAGGGTAATGTAGCACTTGGGTGGGGGGCGGTGGGGGGCAAAGATGCAGCCTGAGGGCCCCACCCTAGGGGCCAAGATGGGGGAGACCTGCCCTTGGCGgacgggaaggaaggaaggaaggtcacCCAGACATTGCAGAACTCTAGCTGAACGTCAGGGACTTGGCTCCATGCAGGTGTCACAGGCTCCTGGCCAGGAAAGTCACACTGAAGCTTCCCAGGCCAAGGAGCTCAGGTCTCCCAGGACGCAGACTACGAGGGTGTATCTGGGCTCAGAATGTGAGCCTCTGGCCGTGGATGGGGGAGAGGTTCCCAGCCTGACCCCGCAGACAGAGTCACTTGGATCAGGAGCAAATGGGAAAGACCCAGGTGCCCTGACACCAGCCAGCACCTCAGTCTCCTCCCAGATGCAATGGCCTTGAAAACCAGGACCGCAATGAGGATTGAGGCAAGTCTGTGGACGCAGCTACAGTGCGCACAACTCGTGTGGTTTGCTGGGGAGCAGGTGGCCGTGCCGGGACAGCCAGTGAAGAGTAAGGAGCAGAGGAAGCTCAGGGTGAGGGAGACGACGCA
The Rhinopithecus roxellana isolate Shanxi Qingling unplaced genomic scaffold, ASM756505v1 contig2813, whole genome shotgun sequence genome window above contains:
- the LOC104673869 gene encoding phospholipid phosphatase 2 isoform X2, with translation MAGVTTTATVVLVSAGEAYLVYTDRLYSRSDFNNYVAAVYKVLGAFLFGAAVSQSLTDLAKYMIGRLRPNFLAVCDPDWSRINCSVYVQLEKVCRGNPADVTEARLSFYSGHSSFGMYCMLFLALYVQARLCGKWARLLRPTVQFFLVAFALYVGYTRVSDYKHHWSDVLVGLLQGALVAGLTVRYISDFFKARPPQHCPQEEELERKPSLSLTLTLGEADHNHYGYPHSSS